The following proteins are co-located in the Triplophysa dalaica isolate WHDGS20190420 chromosome 2, ASM1584641v1, whole genome shotgun sequence genome:
- the ncapd3 gene encoding condensin-2 complex subunit D3 isoform X2, with product MELIRALQLLKLSSVSTAWVDAVWDFEFTHTDPLDPVIEEDIKENADVFKTVYMQLLPFSTDDDDDVNSQSVWVVFGENGVSTKALVAVLSYFILSAKGKSPSLEQRLCGLEAASLYLLLLKIPGSVANKVYHQILFDTCLNMPLKCWPQDSGRKRKKDSVKSSQGDPKTGKRSKPPKKVSEEMEIDGDEDDEVEEMYFSAQDLLKIREGIVMLIRTLLRLIEKFSLKDKPQSTDSCVQLFTGLTNFEPVIGDLSFSQRRNVDQLKSLPELAYHGLGILCSAIHGEGDECRRRVFRKLLYVILMMKTQEQSKSCLLVPSQAVHSARDHAVRFISHIVDEQRETTLPLLRVLVQHICHQMVEKSEYRASGAQAVGKLMAKMPCQDYAALVKWLHNYSRNNKVAFRMFALDIAMVLLEQNERDLDDTMDPDMAVYLSHRFLVHNIVYGHRNDISPSVRGHALHCLALCLELRSQNATKCVHELFSNSAQTMLETGRSEQTLKRGETGQKTALTFRTIELTKHKSITATCRSDINATLHNEETMTLFKKHVSDPKTNARKSALETVMSLLKHGVISCSAENLSILSDRCRDPAVSVKKKAMQCLMDLLAALPDNLEVQEAWLRGVLPAVIDSESSVQEKALECLDHIILAHIKSQGKYHHGDTSQRLAWDLLGLMCEKCEDLRRYFSKAFSVWAPQQKFTPAFVNGLLSHTEGERAAAAWLLLAKIASCSPKLNYSTVLETWERTVRSPVVSVTMTCHILSVMGDLSSNLNDDTKSRIVDDLMGWLKSFSLPLEVISSCVDTLLRFAKSDSTQDTMRFLNSFCGELVSVCEAYLSSVILNEKGTENINEDLLVKHLYTLGVASLQCPSKVGKRIFLLVQSILTPSEQSGHAEGDELPASQPLSQFKANSMPPVVRAHAVIALGKLCLQHEELMLKYLPVFARELEVGTELAVRSNVVVVMCDLCVRYTNTVTRYIPNISACLRDKERIVREQTLIMLTNLLQEEYVKWKGALFFRFAVALVDSDPAIADLCEYCLVDLLLKKSPLMFSQHFIECIFHFNSYEKHKKYNKFPQTESEKNRFSLKGPQNQGKRFRIYKFLLKNFTDEQRFNITTKICQDILACFVDSELPLDSDGSELLADTFDVLSLKEMKLTAMSGPAAGEEPQEDEMAMAKAVLQVAQKKLITQVQKKNFVENVIPIIISLKNMLEEQHSPVLKHIMAYLQVTMQDYRSEVKDLFAADEQLAAEVEYNMKQFEKQKQEQEEQEMEKELANFTLSPRQNGNAVDSPAQEANVGHQSGFATPLRPGKRGPKQTPKSADALRRRTFAGMVTPVRSHPSFTVISTGRAKQIGRAISTPQESINEVTFGEQVSAICSESGRRSKNVEEEEIILHLISPEKQKPVPRQWNVESPLAQKNRSKKRL from the exons ATGGAGCTCATACGCGCTTTGCAGTTATTGAAATTGAGCAGTGTGTCTACAG CTTGGGTGGATGCAGTGTGGGATTTTGAGTTCACCCACACAGACCCTCTTGACCCTGTTATTGAGGAGGATATCAAGGAAAATGCTGatgttttcaaaacagtttACATGCAATTGCTGCCTTTCTCCaccgatgatgatgatgatgttaatTCACAG AGTGTCTGGGTGGTGTTTGGTGAGAACGGTGTCTCTACAAAAGCGTTGGTGGCTGTGCTTTCCTATTTCATTCTTAGCGCAAAAGGCAAAAGTCCCAGTCTTGAGCAAAGATTGTGTGGTCTAGAAGCAGCTTCACTTTATTTGTTGCTGCTGAAAATACCAG GGAGCGTTGCAAATAAGGTGTACCATCAGATACTCTTTGACACCTGTTTAAACATGCCTCTGAAATGCTGGCCTCAAGACTCTGGGAGGAAACGGAAGAAAGATTCTGTGAAAAGCTCCCAGGGCGATCCAAAAACTGGAAAACGATCCAAACCGCCCAAGAAAGTGTCAGAGGAG ATGGAGATTGATGgcgatgaagatgatgaagtgGAGGAAATGTACTTCTCAGCACAGGACTTGCTGAAGATAAGGGAGGGCATTGTCATGTTGATTCGCACACTCCTGCGACTTATAGAAAAGTTTTCTCTTAAAGACAAACCTCAGAGTACCGACAGCTGTGTTCAG cttTTCACAGGGCTAACTAACTTTGAACCAGTCATTGGGGATCTGTCATTCAGTCAGAGAAG GAACGTCGACCAATTAAAGAGCTTGCCTGAGCTGGCCTATCATGGACTGGGAATTCTTTGCTCGGCCATTCATGGCGAAGGAGATGAG TGTCGCCGTCGAGTGTTCCGAAAGTTGCTGTATGTGATTCTAatgatgaaaacacaagagcagTCAAAGTCGTGTCTTCTTGTCCCGTCTCAGGCTGTTCATAGTGCCAGAGATCATGCTGTCCGTTTTATTAG CCACATTGTTGATGAGCAGAGAGAGACCACATTGCCACTTTTAAGGGTTCTTGTTCAACACATCTGTCATCag ATGGTAGAGAAGTCTGAATATCGAGCCAGTGGAGCACAAGCTGTTGGGAAACTAATGGCTAAGATGCCGTGTCAGGACTATGCTGCCCTTGTTAAGTGGCTTCATAACTACTCGAGAAACAATAAG GTGGCCTTCAGAATGTTTGCCTTGGATATCGCCATGGTGCTTCTGGAGCAGAACGAAAGGGACTTGGATGACACAATGGACCCTGATATGGCAGTGTACCTGTCTCATAGATTCCTGGTACACAACATAGTTTACGGTCATCGTAACGACATTTCGCCCTCGGTCAGAGGTCACGCACTACACTGCCTGGCCCTGTGTCTGGAGCTCCGTTCCCAGAATGCCACGAAATGTGTCCATGAACTCTTTTCCAACA GTGCTCAGACAATGCTGGAGACAGGCCGCTCTGAGC AAACTCTGAAGAGAGGAGAGACAGGACAGAAAACCGCCCTGACCTTCAGAACCATTGAGCTGACGAAGCACAAAAGCATCACGGCGACCTGCAGGAGTGACATCAACGCCACCTTACACA ATGAAGAAACTATGACTCTGTTTAAGAAGCATGTCAGTGACCCAAAAACCAATGCTAGGAAAAGTGCACTGGAG acaGTCATGAGTCTGCTGAAGCATGGGGTGATCTCATGCAGTGCAGAGAATCTGAGTATTCTGTCAGATCGCTGCAGGGATCCTGCTGTGTCAGTGAAGAAGAAAGCTATGCAGTGCCTTATGGATCTTCTCGCG GCTCTGCCTGACAATTTAGAGGTGCAGGAGGCATGGCTGAGAGGAGTTTTGCCGGCTGTCATAGACTCTGAGAGCTCTGTGCAGGAGAAGGCTCTAGAGTGCCTAGACCACATTATCCTCGCACACATTAAGAGTCAAGGCAAATATCATCATGGAGACACCTCTCAGAGACTAGCCTGGGACTTGCTGGGACTAATGTGTGAAAAGTGTGAAGACCTCAG acGATATTTCAGCAAGGCTTTCAGCGTGTGGGCTCCGCAACAGAAGTTCACTCCCGCCTTTGTTAACGGTCTGCTCTCACacacagagggagagagggcTGCTGCCGCCTGGCTCCTGTTAGCCAAAATTGCGAGCTGTTCACCCAAACTCAACTATAGCACCGTGCTAGAGACCTGGGAACGCACAGTCAG GTCACCAGTCGTTTCAGTTACAATGACTTGTCATATCTTGAGCGTTATGGGTGACCTTTCCTCTAATCTCAATGATGACACTAAAAGCAGAATTGTAG ATGATCTGATGGGCTGGTTGAAGAGTTTCAGTCTGCCTCTGGAGGTGATTAGCTCCTGTGTGGATACCCTGCTTAGATTTGCAAAATCAGACAGCACTCAGGACACAATG AGGTTCTTAAATAGTTTCTGTGGAGAACTGGTCTCAGTGTGTGAAGCATATCTGTCCAGCGTCATTCTAAATGAGAAGGGAACAGAGAACATCAATGAGGATCTGCTG GTGAAGCATCTTTACACACTTGGTGTCGCTTCTCTCCAGTGCCCCTCTAAAGTGGGGAAGAGAATTTTCCTTCTGGTTCAGTCCATTCTCACTCCCTCCGAGCAGTCAG gTCATGCTGAAGGAGACGAGCTGCCTGCCAGCCAGCCTCTGTCTCAGTTCAAAGCCAATTCTATGCCCCCAGTGGTCCGAGCACATGCTGTTATAGCATTAG gTAAGTTGTGTCTGCAACATGAGGAATTGATGTTAAAGTATCTGCCGGTGTTTGCACGGGAACTGGAGGTGGGCACAGAGCTGGCTGTCCGCAGTAACGTGGTGGTGGTCATGTGCGATCTCTGCGTGCGTTACACCAACACGGTGACCCGGTATATACCCAATATCTCAGCCTGCCTGAGAGACAAAGAGCGCATCGTGAGAGAGCAAACCCTTATTATGCTGACTAACTTACTACAG GAGGAGTATGTGAAATGGAAAGGTGCGCTGTTTTTCCGATTCGCTGTTGCTCTGGTGGATTCAGATCCTGCCATTGCAGA TCTCTGTGAATACTGCCTGGTTGATCTCCTGCTTAAGAAGAGCCCTCTCATGTTCTCCCAACACTTTATCGAGTGCATTTTCCACTTCAACTCTTATGAGAAACACAAGAAATACAATAAATTCCCTCAAACTGAGAG TGAGAAAAACAGGTTTTCTTTGAAAGGTCCACAGAATCAAGGCAAACGTTTCAGAATCTACAAGTTCCTACTGAAAAACTTTACAGATGAGCAACGTTTCAATATCACAACCAAAATTTGCCAGGACATCCTCG CCTGTTTTGTCGACTCTGAACTGCCTTTGGACTCCGATGGCTCCGAGTTGCTTGCAGACACATTTGATGTGCTCTCCCTAAAGGAGATGAAGCTGACAGCCATGAGTGGCCCCGCGGCAGGCGAGGAACCTCAGGAAGACGAGATGGCCATGGCTAAAGCAGTCTTACAGGTGGCTCAGAAAAAATTGATCACACAG GTCCAGAAGAAGAACTTTGTGGAGAATGTAATTCCAATCATCATCAGTCTGAAGAATATGCTGGAAGAGCAACACTCGCCTGTTCTCAAACACATCATGGCCTACCTGCAG GTGACCATGCAGGACTATCGTTCAGAAGTGAAGGATCTGTTTGCAGCTGATGAGCAGTTGGCTGCTGAGGTGGAATATAACATGAAGCAGTTTGAAAAGCAGAAACAAGAACAAGAGGAGCAGGAGATGGAGAAGGAACTGGCCAACTTCACGCTGTCACCCAGACAAAAC GGTAATGCTGTGGATTCTCCTGCCCAGGAAGCAAATGTCGGACATCAGTCGGGTTTTGCCACACCTCTCCGTCCTGGTAAAAGGGGACCCAAACAAACCCCTAAATCTGCTGATGCTCTAAg ACGGCGCACTTTTGCTGGCATGGTAACCCCCGTCAGGAGCCATCCTTCCTTTACAGTGATTTCGACAG GACGAGCTAAACAGATTGGGAGAGCCATTAGTACTCCACAAG aAAGCATCAATGAGGTGACGTTTGGAGAGCAAGTCAGTGCAATCTGCAGTGAATCTGGAAGAC GCAGCAAGAATGTGGAGGAAGAAGAAATAATTTTACATCTGATATCACCAGAGAAACA aaaACCAGTGCCCAGGCAATGGAATGTGGAATCTCCTCTTGCACAAAAAAATAGATCCAAAAAAAGGTTGTAG
- the ncapd3 gene encoding condensin-2 complex subunit D3 isoform X1 translates to MELIRALQLLKLSSVSTAWVDAVWDFEFTHTDPLDPVIEEDIKENADVFKTVYMQLLPFSTDDDDDVNSQSVWVVFGENGVSTKALVAVLSYFILSAKGKSPSLEQRLCGLEAASLYLLLLKIPGSVANKVYHQILFDTCLNMPLKCWPQDSGRKRKKDSVKSSQGDPKTGKRSKPPKKVSEEMEIDGDEDDEVEEMYFSAQDLLKIREGIVMLIRTLLRLIEKFSLKDKPQSTDSCVQLFTGLTNFEPVIGDLSFSQRRNVDQLKSLPELAYHGLGILCSAIHGEGDECRRRVFRKLLYVILMMKTQEQSKSCLLVPSQAVHSARDHAVRFISHIVDEQRETTLPLLRVLVQHICHQMVEKSEYRASGAQAVGKLMAKMPCQDYAALVKWLHNYSRNNKVAFRMFALDIAMVLLEQNERDLDDTMDPDMAVYLSHRFLVHNIVYGHRNDISPSVRGHALHCLALCLELRSQNATKCVHELFSNTGAQTMLETGRSEQTLKRGETGQKTALTFRTIELTKHKSITATCRSDINATLHNEETMTLFKKHVSDPKTNARKSALETVMSLLKHGVISCSAENLSILSDRCRDPAVSVKKKAMQCLMDLLAALPDNLEVQEAWLRGVLPAVIDSESSVQEKALECLDHIILAHIKSQGKYHHGDTSQRLAWDLLGLMCEKCEDLRRYFSKAFSVWAPQQKFTPAFVNGLLSHTEGERAAAAWLLLAKIASCSPKLNYSTVLETWERTVRSPVVSVTMTCHILSVMGDLSSNLNDDTKSRIVDDLMGWLKSFSLPLEVISSCVDTLLRFAKSDSTQDTMRFLNSFCGELVSVCEAYLSSVILNEKGTENINEDLLVKHLYTLGVASLQCPSKVGKRIFLLVQSILTPSEQSGHAEGDELPASQPLSQFKANSMPPVVRAHAVIALGKLCLQHEELMLKYLPVFARELEVGTELAVRSNVVVVMCDLCVRYTNTVTRYIPNISACLRDKERIVREQTLIMLTNLLQEEYVKWKGALFFRFAVALVDSDPAIADLCEYCLVDLLLKKSPLMFSQHFIECIFHFNSYEKHKKYNKFPQTESEKNRFSLKGPQNQGKRFRIYKFLLKNFTDEQRFNITTKICQDILACFVDSELPLDSDGSELLADTFDVLSLKEMKLTAMSGPAAGEEPQEDEMAMAKAVLQVAQKKLITQVQKKNFVENVIPIIISLKNMLEEQHSPVLKHIMAYLQVTMQDYRSEVKDLFAADEQLAAEVEYNMKQFEKQKQEQEEQEMEKELANFTLSPRQNGNAVDSPAQEANVGHQSGFATPLRPGKRGPKQTPKSADALRRRTFAGMVTPVRSHPSFTVISTGRAKQIGRAISTPQESINEVTFGEQVSAICSESGRRSKNVEEEEIILHLISPEKQKPVPRQWNVESPLAQKNRSKKRL, encoded by the exons ATGGAGCTCATACGCGCTTTGCAGTTATTGAAATTGAGCAGTGTGTCTACAG CTTGGGTGGATGCAGTGTGGGATTTTGAGTTCACCCACACAGACCCTCTTGACCCTGTTATTGAGGAGGATATCAAGGAAAATGCTGatgttttcaaaacagtttACATGCAATTGCTGCCTTTCTCCaccgatgatgatgatgatgttaatTCACAG AGTGTCTGGGTGGTGTTTGGTGAGAACGGTGTCTCTACAAAAGCGTTGGTGGCTGTGCTTTCCTATTTCATTCTTAGCGCAAAAGGCAAAAGTCCCAGTCTTGAGCAAAGATTGTGTGGTCTAGAAGCAGCTTCACTTTATTTGTTGCTGCTGAAAATACCAG GGAGCGTTGCAAATAAGGTGTACCATCAGATACTCTTTGACACCTGTTTAAACATGCCTCTGAAATGCTGGCCTCAAGACTCTGGGAGGAAACGGAAGAAAGATTCTGTGAAAAGCTCCCAGGGCGATCCAAAAACTGGAAAACGATCCAAACCGCCCAAGAAAGTGTCAGAGGAG ATGGAGATTGATGgcgatgaagatgatgaagtgGAGGAAATGTACTTCTCAGCACAGGACTTGCTGAAGATAAGGGAGGGCATTGTCATGTTGATTCGCACACTCCTGCGACTTATAGAAAAGTTTTCTCTTAAAGACAAACCTCAGAGTACCGACAGCTGTGTTCAG cttTTCACAGGGCTAACTAACTTTGAACCAGTCATTGGGGATCTGTCATTCAGTCAGAGAAG GAACGTCGACCAATTAAAGAGCTTGCCTGAGCTGGCCTATCATGGACTGGGAATTCTTTGCTCGGCCATTCATGGCGAAGGAGATGAG TGTCGCCGTCGAGTGTTCCGAAAGTTGCTGTATGTGATTCTAatgatgaaaacacaagagcagTCAAAGTCGTGTCTTCTTGTCCCGTCTCAGGCTGTTCATAGTGCCAGAGATCATGCTGTCCGTTTTATTAG CCACATTGTTGATGAGCAGAGAGAGACCACATTGCCACTTTTAAGGGTTCTTGTTCAACACATCTGTCATCag ATGGTAGAGAAGTCTGAATATCGAGCCAGTGGAGCACAAGCTGTTGGGAAACTAATGGCTAAGATGCCGTGTCAGGACTATGCTGCCCTTGTTAAGTGGCTTCATAACTACTCGAGAAACAATAAG GTGGCCTTCAGAATGTTTGCCTTGGATATCGCCATGGTGCTTCTGGAGCAGAACGAAAGGGACTTGGATGACACAATGGACCCTGATATGGCAGTGTACCTGTCTCATAGATTCCTGGTACACAACATAGTTTACGGTCATCGTAACGACATTTCGCCCTCGGTCAGAGGTCACGCACTACACTGCCTGGCCCTGTGTCTGGAGCTCCGTTCCCAGAATGCCACGAAATGTGTCCATGAACTCTTTTCCAACA CAGGTGCTCAGACAATGCTGGAGACAGGCCGCTCTGAGC AAACTCTGAAGAGAGGAGAGACAGGACAGAAAACCGCCCTGACCTTCAGAACCATTGAGCTGACGAAGCACAAAAGCATCACGGCGACCTGCAGGAGTGACATCAACGCCACCTTACACA ATGAAGAAACTATGACTCTGTTTAAGAAGCATGTCAGTGACCCAAAAACCAATGCTAGGAAAAGTGCACTGGAG acaGTCATGAGTCTGCTGAAGCATGGGGTGATCTCATGCAGTGCAGAGAATCTGAGTATTCTGTCAGATCGCTGCAGGGATCCTGCTGTGTCAGTGAAGAAGAAAGCTATGCAGTGCCTTATGGATCTTCTCGCG GCTCTGCCTGACAATTTAGAGGTGCAGGAGGCATGGCTGAGAGGAGTTTTGCCGGCTGTCATAGACTCTGAGAGCTCTGTGCAGGAGAAGGCTCTAGAGTGCCTAGACCACATTATCCTCGCACACATTAAGAGTCAAGGCAAATATCATCATGGAGACACCTCTCAGAGACTAGCCTGGGACTTGCTGGGACTAATGTGTGAAAAGTGTGAAGACCTCAG acGATATTTCAGCAAGGCTTTCAGCGTGTGGGCTCCGCAACAGAAGTTCACTCCCGCCTTTGTTAACGGTCTGCTCTCACacacagagggagagagggcTGCTGCCGCCTGGCTCCTGTTAGCCAAAATTGCGAGCTGTTCACCCAAACTCAACTATAGCACCGTGCTAGAGACCTGGGAACGCACAGTCAG GTCACCAGTCGTTTCAGTTACAATGACTTGTCATATCTTGAGCGTTATGGGTGACCTTTCCTCTAATCTCAATGATGACACTAAAAGCAGAATTGTAG ATGATCTGATGGGCTGGTTGAAGAGTTTCAGTCTGCCTCTGGAGGTGATTAGCTCCTGTGTGGATACCCTGCTTAGATTTGCAAAATCAGACAGCACTCAGGACACAATG AGGTTCTTAAATAGTTTCTGTGGAGAACTGGTCTCAGTGTGTGAAGCATATCTGTCCAGCGTCATTCTAAATGAGAAGGGAACAGAGAACATCAATGAGGATCTGCTG GTGAAGCATCTTTACACACTTGGTGTCGCTTCTCTCCAGTGCCCCTCTAAAGTGGGGAAGAGAATTTTCCTTCTGGTTCAGTCCATTCTCACTCCCTCCGAGCAGTCAG gTCATGCTGAAGGAGACGAGCTGCCTGCCAGCCAGCCTCTGTCTCAGTTCAAAGCCAATTCTATGCCCCCAGTGGTCCGAGCACATGCTGTTATAGCATTAG gTAAGTTGTGTCTGCAACATGAGGAATTGATGTTAAAGTATCTGCCGGTGTTTGCACGGGAACTGGAGGTGGGCACAGAGCTGGCTGTCCGCAGTAACGTGGTGGTGGTCATGTGCGATCTCTGCGTGCGTTACACCAACACGGTGACCCGGTATATACCCAATATCTCAGCCTGCCTGAGAGACAAAGAGCGCATCGTGAGAGAGCAAACCCTTATTATGCTGACTAACTTACTACAG GAGGAGTATGTGAAATGGAAAGGTGCGCTGTTTTTCCGATTCGCTGTTGCTCTGGTGGATTCAGATCCTGCCATTGCAGA TCTCTGTGAATACTGCCTGGTTGATCTCCTGCTTAAGAAGAGCCCTCTCATGTTCTCCCAACACTTTATCGAGTGCATTTTCCACTTCAACTCTTATGAGAAACACAAGAAATACAATAAATTCCCTCAAACTGAGAG TGAGAAAAACAGGTTTTCTTTGAAAGGTCCACAGAATCAAGGCAAACGTTTCAGAATCTACAAGTTCCTACTGAAAAACTTTACAGATGAGCAACGTTTCAATATCACAACCAAAATTTGCCAGGACATCCTCG CCTGTTTTGTCGACTCTGAACTGCCTTTGGACTCCGATGGCTCCGAGTTGCTTGCAGACACATTTGATGTGCTCTCCCTAAAGGAGATGAAGCTGACAGCCATGAGTGGCCCCGCGGCAGGCGAGGAACCTCAGGAAGACGAGATGGCCATGGCTAAAGCAGTCTTACAGGTGGCTCAGAAAAAATTGATCACACAG GTCCAGAAGAAGAACTTTGTGGAGAATGTAATTCCAATCATCATCAGTCTGAAGAATATGCTGGAAGAGCAACACTCGCCTGTTCTCAAACACATCATGGCCTACCTGCAG GTGACCATGCAGGACTATCGTTCAGAAGTGAAGGATCTGTTTGCAGCTGATGAGCAGTTGGCTGCTGAGGTGGAATATAACATGAAGCAGTTTGAAAAGCAGAAACAAGAACAAGAGGAGCAGGAGATGGAGAAGGAACTGGCCAACTTCACGCTGTCACCCAGACAAAAC GGTAATGCTGTGGATTCTCCTGCCCAGGAAGCAAATGTCGGACATCAGTCGGGTTTTGCCACACCTCTCCGTCCTGGTAAAAGGGGACCCAAACAAACCCCTAAATCTGCTGATGCTCTAAg ACGGCGCACTTTTGCTGGCATGGTAACCCCCGTCAGGAGCCATCCTTCCTTTACAGTGATTTCGACAG GACGAGCTAAACAGATTGGGAGAGCCATTAGTACTCCACAAG aAAGCATCAATGAGGTGACGTTTGGAGAGCAAGTCAGTGCAATCTGCAGTGAATCTGGAAGAC GCAGCAAGAATGTGGAGGAAGAAGAAATAATTTTACATCTGATATCACCAGAGAAACA aaaACCAGTGCCCAGGCAATGGAATGTGGAATCTCCTCTTGCACAAAAAAATAGATCCAAAAAAAGGTTGTAG
- the primpol gene encoding DNA-directed primase/polymerase protein has product MAGLKWQDRLKSLEKRALSFQSAPLCCPYKPRLSRPWQPSSVWRLFPRQSAAIAFLQHIKQNMHIFSLEKEGSDAGQRIFLVTSYSELWHYYRTHRQSLMHCYEVILEGAVCKLYFDLEFDKPSNLHLDGKVMVAKLIQYVCEKLEEAYGLHCSPKDVLNLDSSTTEKFSRHLIFMLPNAAFKDNSHAGKFIHDILHLARNSIQKSNPVTTTIAVCPEESGGDVETSQTTTPVSPEESGGDVETSQAKRRKCEERDLSFLIVKNRNGQEQLFVDLGVYTKNRNFRLYKSSKLGKNAAFTVAEDNEYVPKSSEHTTEEETIFLASLITNISFTGQRILAYDTPERDTGESPGLTLQRQSDNAELMGDQQPSPFKEVDDFVLTVVCKDGIQGYIRRWNYFASEHLLVYDIGKFRWCHNVKRFHKSNNIMIVVDLKEEVWYQRCHDPDCRRQNYRSSSYPLPQEVCMSHILMEDEEDQAYLTDELGNIELVQGSVPMSAPAPQEDWGDSPDDPAYLEALQEVEQATELEEVSDELLLQAVTECE; this is encoded by the exons ATGGCCGGGTTAAAGTGGCAGGACAGACTGAAGTCTCTGGAGAAGAGGGCTTTATCCTTTCAGTCTGCCCCTCTGTGCTGTCCCTATAAGCCGCGTCTGTCCCGCCCGTGGCAGCCGTCCTCTGTGTGGAGACTCTTTCCTCGCCAGAGCGCAGCCATCGCCTTCCTTCAGCACATCAAGCAG AATATGCATATTTTTTCATTGGAGAAGGAAGGCAGTGACGCTGGACAAAGAATTTTCCTAGTTACCAGCTACAGTGAACTCTGGCACTATTACAG GACTCACAGACAGTCTCTGATGCACTGCTATGAGGTCATTCTCGAAGGAGCAGTCTGCAAACTCTACTTTGACTTGGAGTTTGACAAACCATCCAACCTGCACCTGGATGGCAAGGTGATGGTGGCAAAATTAATTCAG tatgtgtgtgagaagCTCGAAGAGGCTTATGGTCTACACTGCTCTCCAAAAGACGTCCTTAATCTGGACTCCAGCACCACGGAGAAGTTTAGTCGACATCTCATCTTCATGCTGCCCAATGCAGCATTTAAAGACAACTCACATGCAG GGAAATTTATTCATGATATCCTACATCTTGCTCGGAACAGCATTCAGAAAAG CAACCCAGTGACAACCACAATAGCAGTCTGTCCAGAAGAGAGTGGTGGGGATGTGGAAACATCTCAAACCACAACACCGGTCAGTCCAGAAGAGAGTGGTGGGGATGTGGAAACATCTCAGGCCAAGAGAAGAAAGTGTGAAGAGAGGGATCTCAGCTTTTTAATTGTGAAGAACAGAAATGGACAGGAACAACTCTTTGTAGACCTGG gtgtcTACACTAAGAACAGGAACTTCCGCCTCTACAAGTCTTCAAAACTGGGGAAGAATGCTGCCTTCACTGTTGCAGAGGACAACGAATACGTCCCAAAGTCCTCCGAGCACACCACAGAAGAAGAAACCATATTTCTAGCCTCCTTGATCACCAACATCAG TTTTACAGGACAGAGGATATTGGCGTATGATACGCCAGAGAGGGATACAGGAGAATCTCCTGGTTTGACCCTGCAGAGACAGTCAGATAATGCTG AGCTGATGGGTGACCAGCAGCCGTCTCCTTTTAAGGAAGTGGATGATTTTGTGTTGACGGTCGTGTGCAAAGACGGAATTCAAGGAT ACATACGGCGATGGAACTACTTCGCGTCTGAGCATCTGCTAGTTTATGATATTGGGAAATTTCGCTGGTGCCACAACGTGAAACGTTTCCACAAGAGCAACAATATCAT GATTGTGGTGGATCTCAAAGAGGAGGTGTGGTATCAGAGATGTCATGACCCTGACTGCAGAAGACAGAACTACAGATCCTCCA GCTACCCACTGCCGCAGGAGGTCTGCATGAGCCACATATTGATGGAG GATGAAGAAGACCAGGCATATTTAACAGATGAACTGGGAAACATAGAGCTTGTCCAGGGTTCTGTACCCATGTCTGCTCCAGCACCACAGGAGGACTGGGGAGACTCGCCTGATGACCCGGCTTACCTGGAAGCCCTGCAGGAGGTAGAACAGGCGACTGAACTGGAGGAAGTCTCAGATGAGCTTCTGCTCCAGGCAGTTACTGAGTGTGAATGA